In one window of Williamwhitmania sp. DNA:
- a CDS encoding DUF2461 domain-containing protein yields the protein MEQVDIINFLSDLQKNNNREWFAEHKASYQKTLTGFENIMSRIISLVGMFDKEVVGLNPKACIFRIYRDVRFSNDKSPYKTHFGGFIAPGGRKSSGGGYYIHLGPGESMVAGGAWRPESEHLKKIRRAIDFYHEEFLQIVGDKDFSRWFDDLSNEDSLVRVPAGFSVDSPVAAYLKLKSFTVGRTFTNKEVFLPTFENQLVEGCRAMFGLNKFLREAIE from the coding sequence ATGGAACAGGTTGACATAATCAATTTTTTGTCTGATTTACAGAAGAATAACAACCGTGAGTGGTTTGCTGAGCATAAGGCGAGCTATCAAAAAACTCTTACGGGATTTGAAAACATTATGAGCCGAATAATCTCTTTGGTTGGCATGTTCGACAAGGAGGTGGTTGGGCTTAACCCCAAAGCGTGTATTTTCCGCATTTACCGAGACGTTCGATTCTCGAACGATAAAAGTCCATATAAAACCCATTTTGGCGGTTTCATTGCTCCGGGTGGACGAAAAAGTTCAGGAGGCGGCTATTACATTCATCTCGGTCCTGGCGAATCTATGGTTGCCGGTGGAGCATGGAGGCCAGAGTCAGAGCACCTTAAAAAAATTCGTAGGGCAATTGATTTTTACCACGAGGAGTTTTTGCAGATTGTGGGAGACAAAGATTTTAGTAGGTGGTTCGACGATTTATCGAACGAAGACTCACTCGTGAGAGTTCCTGCTGGATTTTCTGTTGACTCGCCTGTTGCGGCCTATTTAAAGCTGAAAAGTTTTACGGTCGGCAGAACCTTTACCAACAAAGAGGTGTTTTTGCCCACGTTTGAGAACCAGCTGGTTGAGGGTTGCCGGGCAATGTTTGGGCTTAACAAGTTTTTGCGCGAGGCCATTGAATAG